A window from bacterium BMS3Abin08 encodes these proteins:
- a CDS encoding transposase IS200 like protein encodes MVRGINKTDIFRDDQDRVNFLQRLGGNIIETKSSVYAWVLMSNHVHILFKSGQKGISTVMRKLLTWYAIYFNRRHKRSGHLFENRYKSILCEEDRYLLALIRYIHLNPIRAGNVRDVETLNTYPWSGHSAVMGKSKCQWMDTEYVLAQFGTKKKAARKAYRRFTEEGVNIKYGSELTGGGLIRSLGGWSQVLSMRRKGQKGEFDERILGEGDFVHNILKEAEEKEIRQLRIRFSGKSITDIIKEECKKRQVSVKELKGGSRRNKVSQTRALIAYRSIEELGLSTAEIARHLGVATSTVTRAIARGEKLNNA; translated from the coding sequence ATGGTGAGAGGGATAAATAAAACAGATATTTTCAGGGACGATCAGGACAGAGTGAACTTCCTGCAAAGGTTAGGGGGAAATATAATAGAAACAAAAAGTTCAGTATATGCGTGGGTGTTAATGAGCAACCATGTGCATATATTATTCAAGAGTGGTCAAAAGGGGATATCAACGGTTATGAGGAAACTACTAACCTGGTATGCAATATATTTTAATCGGAGACACAAGAGGAGTGGGCATTTATTTGAGAACCGTTACAAATCGATATTATGTGAAGAGGACAGATACTTGTTGGCATTGATAAGATATATACACCTTAACCCCATAAGGGCTGGTAATGTCAGAGATGTTGAAACATTAAACACCTATCCCTGGAGTGGCCACAGTGCGGTTATGGGAAAGAGTAAATGTCAATGGATGGATACGGAGTATGTTTTAGCCCAATTCGGGACGAAGAAAAAAGCGGCGAGAAAGGCCTATCGAAGATTTACAGAAGAAGGGGTAAATATAAAGTATGGTTCAGAGTTAACAGGAGGTGGGTTAATTCGTAGTCTTGGTGGATGGTCGCAGGTATTATCCATGAGGAGAAAAGGACAAAAAGGAGAATTTGACGAAAGGATTCTGGGAGAGGGTGATTTTGTACATAATATACTGAAGGAAGCGGAAGAAAAAGAGATTCGACAGTTAAGGATACGTTTTTCAGGCAAGAGTATTACAGACATAATCAAGGAAGAATGTAAAAAGAGGCAGGTAAGTGTCAAAGAACTAAAAGGTGGTAGCCGCCGGAACAAAGTGAGTCAAACCCGTGCATTAATAGCCTATAGGAGCATAGAGGAATTGGGCTTGTCTACTGCTGAAATAGCGAGACACTTAGGGGTAGCTACGTCCACAGTTACACGTGCAATTGCGCGAGGTGAGAAACTAAATAATGCATAA
- a CDS encoding merR family regulatory protein codes for MNFNTKAVSKITGLSVRQIDYWDRTHFIKPSVREAAGYGSIRLYSFTDLIQMRVARTLLDKGISLQKIRKAITYLKKNMPEVEKPLSELRFLTDGETIFVLTRNKKKIIDTLKSVQVVFSIALGEIVEDLKGEVIALQKERKYEVTIRGKKYPVILHPDTEDGGYWVECPSLPGCASQGDTVEEALEMIKDAIEGHLEVLEEGRKSGKRIKKAS; via the coding sequence TTGAACTTTAACACTAAGGCTGTATCAAAAATCACAGGGTTAAGTGTAAGGCAGATTGATTATTGGGACAGAACGCATTTTATAAAACCCTCTGTAAGGGAAGCCGCAGGATATGGCTCTATAAGACTTTACTCTTTCACTGACCTTATTCAGATGAGGGTTGCCAGGACACTGTTGGATAAAGGCATAAGTCTTCAGAAGATAAGGAAAGCCATAACCTATCTCAAAAAGAATATGCCTGAAGTGGAAAAGCCTCTTTCAGAACTCAGGTTTTTAACAGATGGAGAAACAATCTTTGTGCTTACCAGGAATAAGAAAAAGATTATTGATACCCTGAAGAGTGTCCAGGTTGTATTCTCAATTGCGCTGGGTGAGATTGTGGAAGACCTTAAGGGCGAAGTTATAGCTTTACAGAAAGAAAGGAAGTACGAGGTTACGATTAGGGGCAAGAAATACCCTGTTATCCTTCATCCCGATACCGAGGACGGTGGTTACTGGGTAGAATGTCCATCCCTGCCCGGATGTGCCTCACAGGGTGACACAGTAGAGGAGGCCCTTGAGATGATAAAGGATGCAATAGAGGGACATCTTGAGGTTTTAGAGGAAGGCAGGAAGTCCGGAAAGAGGATTAAGAAGGCTTCATGA
- a CDS encoding YcfA-like protein, with protein sequence MSSLHNLKPDRVVKAFERAGWTVRGQKGSHVKLTKDGNKHILSIPVHKGKPVKQGLLRDQIAKAGLTVEEFLRLYK encoded by the coding sequence ATGAGCAGTCTACATAACCTGAAGCCTGACAGAGTTGTAAAGGCTTTTGAGAGGGCTGGATGGACAGTAAGAGGCCAGAAAGGTAGTCATGTAAAACTCACTAAAGATGGCAATAAGCATATACTCTCAATTCCTGTACACAAAGGGAAACCTGTAAAGCAAGGATTGTTAAGAGACCAGATAGCAAAGGCAGGGCTTACAGTTGAGGAATTTTTGAGGCTATATAAGTAA
- the ycgJ gene encoding putative methyltransferase YcgJ produces the protein MKEIDHRQTAITRKRYDRIAPFFDLMELFSERSAIQEWRRLLWSHVPTGRVLEVGVGTGKNISFYPPGVRVTAVDLSERMLQRAKKRAREQGLDVDLRQMDAQRLTFPDDTFDFAVTTFVFCSVPDPVQGLRELGRVVRPDGDIWLLEHVRVNRPIVGLLMDLLNPIVVRIMGANINRRTVENVRRAGLEIVGVENLKGALVKLIHARPAEGRSEEP, from the coding sequence ATGAAAGAGATTGATCACCGCCAGACCGCCATCACCCGAAAACGGTATGACCGCATCGCGCCGTTCTTTGACCTTATGGAGCTGTTCAGCGAGCGGTCGGCTATCCAGGAGTGGCGCCGCCTGCTCTGGTCGCATGTACCGACCGGACGTGTCCTCGAAGTGGGAGTAGGAACAGGAAAAAATATTTCCTTCTATCCGCCCGGTGTCCGCGTCACGGCGGTGGATCTGAGCGAGCGTATGTTGCAGCGTGCCAAGAAACGCGCACGCGAACAGGGCCTGGACGTCGACCTGCGGCAGATGGACGCCCAGCGCCTGACATTCCCCGACGACACCTTCGACTTCGCCGTGACCACCTTCGTGTTCTGTTCCGTGCCCGATCCAGTGCAAGGTTTGCGCGAGCTGGGCCGCGTGGTCCGACCGGACGGTGACATCTGGCTTCTGGAACACGTGAGGGTGAACCGGCCAATAGTGGGTCTGCTGATGGACCTGCTCAACCCCATCGTTGTGCGCATCATGGGGGCCAACATCAATCGGCGCACGGTGGAGAATGTGCGCAGGGCAGGACTGGAGATTGTGGGAGTAGAAAACCTCAAGGGTGCCCTGGTGAAGCTGATTCACGCGCGCCCGGCAGAGGGCAGATCGGAGGAGCCATGA
- a CDS encoding molybdopterin biosynthesis protein MoeB — MFTGIKNLSLFVFTSLALLVTACSQTPSTKALSAAGSRPGMFPKNAYANITVKQLAQMLPAKDAPIVLYCRSARMSTAAAKTLSGLGYTNVMTLDGGFNAWKAAGYKLLNKG, encoded by the coding sequence ATGTTTACCGGAATCAAAAACTTGTCGCTGTTTGTCTTTACCTCCCTCGCATTGCTTGTGACCGCCTGCTCGCAGACGCCATCCACAAAGGCACTGTCTGCCGCCGGGTCAAGACCGGGGATGTTTCCCAAAAATGCCTATGCCAACATCACCGTAAAGCAACTGGCGCAGATGCTGCCGGCCAAGGATGCCCCTATCGTTCTGTACTGCCGCAGTGCGCGCATGAGCACGGCAGCGGCCAAGACCCTATCCGGACTGGGGTACACCAACGTCATGACGCTGGACGGCGGTTTCAATGCCTGGAAAGCAGCCGGCTACAAGCTGTTGAATAAAGGATAG
- the hoxN gene encoding high-affinity nickel transport protein: MNNTIFGLSKKRLTLLFGTLIVFNAAAWLSLIGLYSTTDASLLGIGALAYWFGLRHAFDADHIAAIDNVTRKLRQSGQKPVAVGFFFSLGHSTVVILLSLGLVLAIRATKSNMPFLEHWGKTIGTMVSAGFLTLIGLLNLVIFYKLWQSFKNYKSNGVINNEELEELLNKRGFISRIFRFFYHYIDRSWKMYPVGFLFGLGFDTATEVAVLGISAAMAQSGNLPIWSIMIFPLLFTAGMSLLDSSDGVIMLKAYDWAMVDAIRKIFFNMTITGASVFVALLIGTIEWVQVISSHFGWNGSVFIFLNTLDFAILGVFVVGFMLFIWFLAYLYYSRVLKSV; encoded by the coding sequence ATGAATAACACTATATTTGGTTTATCAAAAAAACGTTTAACTCTATTGTTCGGCACTCTGATAGTTTTTAATGCAGCAGCATGGTTATCTTTAATAGGTTTATACAGTACAACGGATGCAAGTCTACTCGGTATTGGTGCATTAGCCTATTGGTTTGGATTGCGCCATGCGTTTGATGCTGATCATATTGCTGCAATAGATAATGTTACGCGTAAATTAAGGCAAAGTGGTCAAAAACCGGTTGCCGTGGGTTTCTTTTTTTCTTTAGGGCATTCAACTGTTGTTATTTTATTATCTCTTGGTTTAGTTTTAGCTATCAGAGCAACAAAAAGCAATATGCCGTTCCTTGAGCATTGGGGAAAAACAATCGGAACGATGGTCTCAGCAGGGTTTTTAACATTAATAGGTTTACTGAACCTTGTTATATTCTACAAGTTGTGGCAAAGTTTTAAGAATTATAAAAGTAACGGTGTTATAAACAATGAGGAACTCGAAGAATTACTCAACAAACGTGGATTTATATCAAGAATATTTCGTTTTTTTTATCATTATATTGACCGTAGCTGGAAAATGTACCCTGTTGGTTTTCTTTTTGGCCTGGGTTTCGATACAGCTACGGAAGTAGCCGTACTGGGCATATCAGCAGCAATGGCACAAAGTGGTAATTTACCTATATGGAGCATTATGATCTTCCCGCTTCTTTTTACAGCAGGCATGAGTTTGTTGGACTCATCGGATGGCGTCATAATGCTAAAGGCTTATGATTGGGCTATGGTGGATGCTATACGCAAAATCTTTTTCAATATGACAATCACAGGTGCATCTGTGTTTGTAGCGCTGCTTATAGGGACTATTGAGTGGGTACAGGTGATATCTTCTCATTTTGGATGGAACGGCAGCGTTTTTATTTTTTTAAACACCTTAGATTTTGCCATTTTAGGTGTTTTCGTTGTGGGTTTCATGCTTTTTATATGGTTTTTAGCATATCTCTACTATAGCAGAGTATTAAAAAGCGTATAA
- a CDS encoding phosphate-selective porin O and P: MKIKSGYIILLIVFAALLSIGIPNAQAFKPFVIGDQGAFLKLDFQGQLYGVWRDTGSGADKTSGTANIYFRRNRLTFWGHGTDKYGAIVQIEYAGERRISPLTVNSEPGKDFYLLDAYFMADFSNSFRIYAGKQKIQLTRENLEDCFEPLSIDRSVFIYTPFKHSRDTGVTVWGNIPSAKMQYRLQVSEGYNSGESPKSNLMYTGRVHVSVLDPEYAFGYKGTYLGKKKVLTFGAGVQYQPDAVYSDVIAKTGVKSYSAWTADLFFEYPFKIGSLTLSAAYLKTDFNEAYKGSNPDSESLGIDGAKKGWYVKTGFLFPQKIGPGQLQPFIRYETWDFAQLENVLDQKIKWIGAGVNYFIYGERFRITVEYSNTDFDKELNPQSVDFNTVSTMLQYRF; the protein is encoded by the coding sequence ATGAAAATAAAATCAGGGTATATCATTCTACTGATAGTTTTTGCAGCTTTACTCAGCATCGGGATACCGAATGCACAGGCATTCAAGCCGTTTGTAATCGGTGACCAGGGGGCGTTTCTGAAATTGGATTTTCAGGGACAGCTTTACGGTGTATGGAGGGATACCGGATCGGGTGCCGATAAAACCTCCGGCACAGCAAATATCTACTTCAGGAGAAACAGGCTGACCTTCTGGGGACACGGCACGGATAAATACGGGGCCATCGTCCAGATAGAGTATGCAGGTGAGCGAAGGATCTCACCCTTAACGGTAAACAGCGAACCCGGCAAGGATTTCTATCTCCTCGATGCCTATTTCATGGCCGACTTCAGCAACAGTTTCAGGATATATGCGGGAAAACAGAAGATACAGTTAACAAGAGAAAATCTCGAAGACTGCTTTGAGCCTTTGAGCATTGACCGCTCTGTCTTTATCTATACCCCCTTCAAGCATAGCAGGGACACCGGTGTAACGGTATGGGGGAATATTCCTTCAGCCAAGATGCAATACAGGCTACAAGTATCGGAAGGGTACAACAGCGGTGAATCCCCCAAGAGCAACCTGATGTACACGGGACGTGTGCACGTCTCCGTGTTGGACCCTGAATATGCATTTGGATATAAGGGAACATATCTGGGGAAGAAGAAGGTTCTGACCTTTGGTGCAGGCGTACAATACCAACCCGATGCAGTCTACAGCGATGTTATCGCCAAAACCGGTGTAAAAAGCTATTCAGCATGGACCGCCGACTTGTTCTTCGAGTATCCGTTTAAGATAGGTTCCCTTACACTATCGGCAGCCTATCTTAAAACAGATTTTAATGAGGCATATAAAGGGAGTAATCCGGACTCTGAAAGCCTCGGGATAGACGGAGCCAAAAAGGGATGGTACGTAAAGACAGGTTTTCTGTTTCCTCAAAAGATCGGTCCGGGACAGCTGCAGCCGTTTATCCGGTATGAGACATGGGACTTTGCCCAACTGGAGAATGTGCTTGACCAGAAGATCAAGTGGATCGGAGCAGGAGTTAACTACTTTATCTACGGAGAGAGGTTCAGGATAACCGTTGAGTATTCCAATACAGACTTTGATAAAGAATTAAATCCACAGTCCGTTGATTTCAATACTGTATCCACTATGCTTCAGTACAGGTTCTGA
- a CDS encoding 3-mercaptopyruvate sulfurtransferase produces the protein MFKNFSRRTRLILFGVLLILPMVLQGCGGNSGYDSPSTTESSTAMSADTMKSWVDGGDVNGTGYNGVVILDVTTQTAYESGHIPGAQFLNRSDILPVRSEGIVPSVNMVLDGPSMDALIKKYGIDKNTTIVFTGSGSSFWDYMWVGRAYFNFRYWGFPKSRLKVLNGLNGAYREKYGLSTEPAPSIIPSTYSVKNNPSFRSDLRVSLQEMMDVADGKVPSALVIDGRGGNGYYSGGSTGTASYDGDPKKTKGVFDSKAGSWGDICTYLEAAGLTSPPCEPSPTAGDYVAFEGHIRDGKAIWFADLFEKVETTDPSSATFSYYRFLPKNDMAALLTTETGLDSTKVAYVHCRTGMISSAMFVAIDANLGWPVENYDGSWSQWGQLAGVTNGGILPDDSKWRTDIPSRTENLYFNTTSGATIENPADGGSVNPYDTSANKIEEKDKAYFESGSGGGTGTGGPPPKVGC, from the coding sequence ATGTTTAAAAATTTTTCCAGAAGGACTCGTCTGATCCTGTTCGGTGTTTTGCTTATTCTACCCATGGTTCTTCAAGGGTGCGGTGGAAATAGCGGCTATGATTCTCCATCCACTACCGAAAGTTCCACTGCAATGTCCGCTGATACCATGAAGAGCTGGGTTGATGGCGGAGATGTAAACGGTACGGGGTACAACGGGGTGGTAATACTTGATGTTACTACCCAGACGGCCTATGAATCCGGACATATTCCGGGTGCTCAGTTTCTGAACCGGTCGGATATACTCCCTGTACGCTCAGAAGGTATAGTACCTTCCGTAAATATGGTACTTGATGGTCCGTCCATGGATGCGCTTATCAAGAAATACGGAATTGACAAGAATACCACTATTGTCTTTACCGGTTCAGGATCCTCATTTTGGGATTATATGTGGGTTGGAAGGGCCTATTTCAACTTCCGCTACTGGGGATTCCCAAAGAGCAGGTTAAAGGTTCTTAACGGACTGAACGGCGCCTACAGAGAAAAATACGGCCTTTCCACTGAACCGGCTCCTTCTATTATTCCTTCAACCTACAGTGTAAAGAACAACCCGTCGTTCAGGAGTGACCTGCGGGTATCATTGCAGGAAATGATGGATGTTGCAGACGGCAAGGTCCCCAGTGCATTGGTAATTGACGGCAGAGGGGGCAATGGATATTATTCGGGCGGATCCACGGGGACAGCTTCGTATGATGGAGACCCTAAGAAAACAAAAGGAGTATTTGACTCCAAAGCGGGTTCATGGGGGGATATCTGTACTTATCTGGAAGCTGCCGGATTGACATCTCCCCCATGCGAGCCATCCCCCACAGCAGGGGATTACGTAGCCTTTGAAGGTCATATCAGGGATGGCAAGGCCATATGGTTTGCTGATCTTTTTGAAAAAGTAGAGACAACAGACCCCAGCAGTGCGACGTTCTCATATTACCGCTTCCTACCGAAAAACGACATGGCCGCCTTGCTGACGACCGAGACAGGCTTAGACAGCACTAAGGTCGCATATGTGCACTGCAGGACCGGCATGATATCCTCCGCAATGTTCGTTGCAATAGACGCCAACCTCGGCTGGCCGGTAGAAAATTATGATGGTTCATGGAGCCAATGGGGACAGCTTGCAGGAGTAACAAACGGCGGGATCCTGCCTGATGACTCCAAGTGGAGGACTGATATCCCCTCACGCACTGAAAATCTTTACTTCAACACCACCAGTGGAGCGACAATAGAAAACCCAGCCGATGGCGGATCTGTAAATCCCTATGACACTTCCGCAAATAAGATCGAAGAAAAGGACAAGGCATATTTCGAATCCGGCTCAGGTGGAGGAACCGGCACTGGAGGCCCTCCCCCTAAGGTTGGATGTTAG
- the tusA_1 gene encoding sulfurtransferase TusA, translated as MATNIKIDNELDVKGFVCPRPMVMTMNILKKMESGQTLKLIANDSSTKHSIPALCERAGYKLIEETDEGGEVIFVIQK; from the coding sequence ATGGCAACTAATATCAAGATTGATAATGAATTGGACGTGAAGGGGTTTGTATGCCCGAGGCCGATGGTTATGACCATGAATATACTAAAAAAAATGGAATCAGGGCAAACCCTGAAACTCATAGCCAACGACAGCAGTACGAAGCACTCGATTCCAGCTCTGTGTGAACGGGCTGGATATAAACTCATCGAGGAAACCGACGAGGGGGGGGAAGTCATTTTTGTTATCCAGAAATAG
- a CDS encoding putative inner membrane protein has product MEEFGIKGWLKSWYKQFFMQKWPLWIAAVYMAISGIIAYGVATWSLARTVSGSNPYDQAKPLGTFLGLKELGGIINNWLGHIGLPHYPFAGYIWPDGTINFFRQYPNPLLEPTAGTMLGILFGGLIAALLAKEFALKVPLDKSEYLLALSGGILMGVGAVFMFGCPLVSTTNIGAMGIQAIEMVLGMTIGSFFGAKLIIWLEKRRLSAIACKADGAGYKPLMLFEKTKTVWPTLPENADGGEPWGIRYQPYLGCALILVMVFTLFRFSHIGYPALALSFAAATLTGFAMQRGGMCFAYAYREPFLSGFADMFRAMALLYILLIIGFLPMKLLGSVNPDLAYAEIFAISPAGIGVLLGAILFGIGMALNGACVSDSLWRTAEGQVKIWVGLVTLICVSSWLIPMREATWFKNIFAPYGSKNIRDVYLPQIFGSYPISVAFTIGVIIFWALMMTWFSGRTFKKYMEE; this is encoded by the coding sequence ATGGAGGAATTTGGTATAAAGGGCTGGCTGAAATCATGGTATAAACAGTTTTTCATGCAGAAATGGCCTCTCTGGATAGCCGCCGTATACATGGCTATTTCAGGAATAATCGCATATGGTGTTGCCACCTGGTCTCTTGCAAGAACAGTGAGCGGTAGTAATCCATATGACCAGGCAAAACCACTTGGTACCTTTCTTGGATTAAAAGAGCTTGGAGGCATAATAAATAACTGGTTGGGCCATATAGGACTCCCCCATTATCCATTTGCCGGCTATATCTGGCCGGATGGAACAATTAATTTTTTCAGACAGTATCCAAATCCACTCCTCGAACCCACAGCAGGCACCATGCTCGGCATACTTTTTGGAGGACTTATAGCAGCACTGCTCGCAAAAGAATTTGCTCTTAAGGTTCCTCTTGACAAGAGTGAATACCTGCTTGCACTCTCGGGGGGGATACTAATGGGCGTAGGTGCTGTATTCATGTTTGGTTGTCCTCTGGTAAGCACTACGAATATTGGAGCCATGGGTATCCAGGCTATTGAGATGGTCCTGGGCATGACTATAGGTTCATTTTTCGGAGCAAAGCTGATCATATGGCTTGAAAAACGACGATTGTCAGCCATAGCGTGCAAAGCTGATGGAGCAGGATACAAACCCTTGATGCTTTTTGAAAAAACAAAAACAGTATGGCCCACACTGCCGGAAAATGCAGACGGCGGCGAACCCTGGGGGATAAGATACCAGCCGTATCTGGGATGTGCTTTGATCCTGGTAATGGTTTTTACACTTTTCCGATTCTCCCATATAGGGTATCCCGCACTTGCACTTTCCTTTGCAGCTGCAACACTCACAGGTTTTGCCATGCAAAGGGGCGGCATGTGTTTTGCCTACGCATACCGTGAACCGTTCCTTTCAGGCTTTGCCGATATGTTCAGGGCCATGGCCCTGCTTTATATATTATTGATTATCGGCTTTCTGCCTATGAAACTCCTTGGTTCGGTAAACCCGGACCTCGCCTATGCCGAGATATTTGCAATCAGCCCTGCAGGAATCGGCGTACTGCTGGGAGCCATACTCTTTGGTATAGGTATGGCACTCAACGGCGCATGTGTAAGCGACAGTCTTTGGAGGACGGCAGAGGGACAGGTGAAGATATGGGTAGGTCTGGTCACTCTCATCTGTGTTTCATCATGGCTTATTCCGATGAGAGAGGCGACATGGTTTAAGAACATATTTGCACCCTATGGGTCCAAGAATATAAGAGATGTGTATCTGCCGCAAATCTTTGGCAGCTATCCTATATCGGTCGCTTTTACTATAGGTGTAATCATATTCTGGGCACTGATGATGACATGGTTTAGTGGCAGAACATTCAAGAAATATATGGAGGAATAA
- a CDS encoding peptidase family M54 yields MGQLTLEGETPVFRPFRGQRSPEEKIQSKTRNDNIGIVSIGGLDKELINRIGDNISQTFNARISITNTHFPPCSHYIQKEGQYPASAFIEYLKTIPNGCNKVLGITDTDLSYPGLNYVFGLSDPASQVSIISITRFKGKNGLLSSRQKMIERAIKTTIHELGHTYGLSHCKDHRCVMFFSFNLLDTDYKGKDFCLKCNRELHKVLNTV; encoded by the coding sequence ATGGGCCAACTTACTTTGGAAGGGGAAACCCCTGTCTTTAGACCATTCCGAGGGCAAAGATCACCGGAAGAAAAAATACAAAGTAAAACGCGGAATGATAACATTGGTATTGTTTCCATTGGTGGATTAGATAAGGAACTGATCAACCGGATCGGAGACAATATCAGCCAGACCTTCAACGCAAGGATAAGCATTACAAACACTCATTTCCCCCCTTGTTCACATTATATCCAGAAAGAGGGACAGTATCCTGCGAGTGCGTTTATTGAATATCTTAAAACCATACCTAACGGCTGCAACAAAGTTCTTGGTATCACTGACACTGACTTATCATACCCGGGGTTAAATTACGTTTTTGGTCTTTCCGACCCGGCATCACAAGTCTCCATTATTTCTATAACCCGTTTCAAAGGGAAAAACGGTCTTCTTTCATCAAGGCAGAAAATGATCGAAAGGGCAATCAAGACAACTATCCATGAATTGGGTCATACATATGGGCTTTCGCACTGTAAGGACCATAGGTGCGTTATGTTTTTCTCTTTCAACCTATTGGATACGGATTACAAAGGCAAGGATTTCTGTTTGAAGTGCAACAGGGAATTACATAAGGTATTAAACACTGTTTAA